The Stigmatella ashevillena genomic sequence CGTCATCCTCACCCCCGAGCGGTTCACCGCTTCCAACCCTGAGCACGTCGCGCTGGCTGCTCGTGTCCACGAGTTGTTGGAGCGGGCCGGGCTGCTGCGGCCGTTGCAGCCCTGGCCTGCCGGTTGACTGCATGGCCGTAGGCGCATGCGCTCGGCGTACACGGGCTCGGCGGGCTGGAAGGGGCGTAGAGTACGGAGTTCATGAGCCACGCTCCCCTCCGCTTTTTCTTCGATTACGTCTCGCCGTACGCGTACCTCGCCTGGACTCAGCTTCCCACCCTGGCCGAGCGGCATGGCCGCGCGCTGGAAGTCGTGCCCGTGCTCTTCGCTGGCGTGCTCAACACGCTGGGAACCCTGGGGCCCGCGGAGGTGCCCGCCAAGCGGTTCTACATCTACAAGCACACCCACCGGATCGCCCATGACCTCGGCGTCCCCTTCGTCTTCCCCTCGGCGCACCCCTTCAATCCGCTGCTCGCGCTCCGGGTGACGGCCGCGGTACGGGAGGCGAACGCCCAGAGGCGGCTCGTCTCCGCGCTGTTCTCGGCGGCGTGGGCGGGCGGAGGCGGGCTCATGGAACCCGAGCGCGTAGGCGCCTGCGTGGGCACGGTGGGGCTGGAGGTCCAGGCATTGCTCGCCGCCGCGGGGACGCCGGACGTGAAGGACCAGGTGCGCCGCAACACCGAGGAGCTGCTCGCGAAGGGGGGCTTCGGTGTTCCCACCGTCCTCGCGGACGAGGAACTCTTCTTCGGCGTCGACTCCCTGGGTCACCTGGAACGATTCCTGCGCGGGGAGGATCCGCTCTCCCGCGAGGAGCGCGAGCGCCTGCGGACCCTTCCCATGGCCGCGTCCCGTCTCTGAGCACTCACCTTTTTTCCGTCGGCTGATAGGCTGGGTTTCCTCACGAGCACTGGCCGGGGGCTCGCACATCCCAGGAGAAATCCCTGTCATGAGCCTCCGGCGCCTCGCTTCTCCCCTGTTGTTGCTGTGCGTCCTTCCTGGGACCGCCCTGGCCGCCTCGCCGTCAATGCCCTCCTTTGCTGAAACGCCGCTGTGTTTTCGAGGAGCCCCCTTGCCGCGCTGCCAGGGCTTCCTGTTGACGGAGTTCGCGGCCACCCTCGGGCTTCCGTCGAGCTACCGCCGCCCTCCCCTCAACGCCATCTGGGAGTTGGGCTACATGCACAACTTGGAGGTGGAGAGCCTGGCGCTCGGGGGCACCCTGTTTCTCGTCCACGATGACGAGCAGCGCACCCTGTTCGGCATCAAACCTCGGCTGCGGCGCTGGCTGACCCCGTGGCTGAGCGCCGAGGTGGCCCCGGGGATTCTCATCGGCGGAGGGGGCGTCGACAGCTTCGCCCCGTCCTACCCCGCGTTCAGTGGCCACGCGGCGCTCAACTTCGGAGACGTGGTCTCCGTGAGCACCCAATTGGAAGTGCTCCCACTCGCCAGCAAGTCGAACGTCAATCCGCAGGGGAGGGAAATCACAGGCTACATCGGGCTGCGTTTCGGCTCCTACGCGGGCCTGGCCGCGGGCCCCCTGGTGGGCTTTCTCATCTGGCGGGCGGACAAGCTCCAGGACTGAGCCGACCCCTTCCTCTTCCGTGAGCCGTGGGCCGTCCTCCTCGCCCCCTCATGGCTCAAAAGCCGTAGCGGAATACCTATTTTTCTGACTATAGAGCTTTTCCATGAGTAAAACCAAGCTGACTCGACGTGGAATCCTGAAGCTGTCCGGACTGGGGATGGCGGCCGTGACGCTGCCGGAAGGTCTGGGATTCGGTGTCACGCCCTTCGCGACGCCCTCGGAGTACTACCTCTACGTGGGCAGCTACACCTCGGCGGGAGGGGAGGGCATCACCCTGTGCCGTCTGTCCATGCAGACGGGCAGCCTGCAGAAGGTGGCGGTGACGCGCAACGTGTCCGAGCCCTCGTTCCTGGCCATGGATCGCCAGGGCCGCTACCTCTACGCCGTCAATGAGCTCGGCTCGTACCAGGGCACGGCCAGCGGGGCGGTGAGCGCCTTTGCCGTCAATCCCACGACCCGGGCCCTGACGCTCATCAACCAGCAGGCCTCCCGAGGAAGCTCGCCCTGCTTCGTGAGCGTGGATGCGAACGACAAGTTCGTGATGGTCGCCAACTACGGTGGCGGCAACATCTCCGTCTTCCCCATCCAGAGCAATGGGGGCTTGGGCACGGCCTCGGACACCAAGCAGTTCCAGGGCTCGGGTCCCCACCCCAACCAGAAAAGTCCGCATGCCCACCAGCTCATGACGAATGCGGCCAATCAGTATGCGCTCGCCGCGGACCTGGGAACGGACCGGGTGATGATCTACCGCTTCGACGCCGCGCTCGGAAAGCTGAACGCCACCACGCCGGCGTCGTTCTCCACGCAGCCCGGGGCGGGCCCGCGCCATTTCGCCTTCCACCCGAGTGGAAAGTTCGTCTTCGTCATCAACGAACTCAACTCGACCCTGCTGTCGCTCGCCTTTGACGCCACGCAGGGCACGCTGACGCAGGTACAGGGCCTCTCCACGCTGCCCGCCGGCTACACGGGCACCAGCTACTGCGCCGAGGTGCGGGTGAGTCCGGACGGCAAGTTCGTCTACGGCGCCAACCGCGGCCACAACAGCATCGTCGTCTTCGCCGTGGATTCACTCGGCAAGCTGACGCTCGTGCAGCATGTGTCCACCCAGGGCCAGTGGCCTCGGGACTTCATCCTGGATCCGACGGGCACCTACTTGCTGGTGGCCAACCAGCAGAGCCACACGATCGTGCCCTTCAAGCGAGATCCGGTGAGCGGAAAGCTGACGGCGCTCGGGACGAGCCTGGCCGTGACCGCTCCGACCTCCCTGTTGGTGGCCCCCACACCGGCCTGAGTCCCTGAAATCGCGGCGCAAAGGCCCCGTGTGCCACCACACGGGCCTCTCCGCATTGGCCGACGCTGGCGTCCCACTGGTCGAACTGGCCGAGGAGCTTGGCAAGGACGACATCTCAGGCGTGCAGGTGCTTAGAGACCATATGCCCCCAGTGTGACCCGGTTGGGTGAACGGTCCACGAGGGCCGGGCGGGCGCTCAACGCCCGTCCCAGAACGCCCTCTCGCCGTACTCCCAGTCCCAGGGCACGCCGGCTTCGCCCAGCACGAAGCGCACCAGATGCGGGAACGCGGCTTCGGCACGCACGTCGTTGGCCAGGATCAGCACGCAGCGGCGTCCGCGCGGCAAGCACACGAGGGTGTTGCCGGTGCTGTCGTTGTGGCCCCCCTTGAAGAACCCGCGCCCCTGCGGGCCGTCGAACACCACCACGCCCAGGCCCGCCGCCAGATCCTTGCGCCGCATCGGCGGCGGCAGTTCGTCCTGCAGGGTGGGAAACTGGCTCCGGGTGGTGATCGGCAGTTGCGGCGAGGTCATCCCGGCGAAGGCCTGGGGCGACAAACCGTCGCCACGCACCAGCGCGGCCACGAAGCGCGACAGGTCATCGAGCGTGGTGTCCATCGAACCGGCCGCGCGCACGGTGCTGCGTTCGTCGTGCGGCTCCACGCTGCCGTCGGCCTTCCAGCCGTCGGCCAGGTTGCGCGCGAAGTCCGCGCGCCACTGCAAGTGGGTATCGCGCATGCCGAAGCGGTCGAACACACGCCGCTGTAGCTCGGCCCCCACCTCCAGCCCGAGCCCGCGTTCAAGCACGAACTGCAGCAGGATGAGCCCGTCACCGGAGTACGCATAGCGGCTGCCGGGCGGGAAATGAATGCGCAGCCTGCCGTCGGGTTCGAGGAAGCCGAAGTTGGCGAACCCCGCGCTGTGGGTCAGCAGGATGCGTGGCGTGAGGGCCCGCCAGCGCTCGTCGCCGGCCAGATGAGACCAGGTCGAGTAGCGGCTCTCGTCCGCATAGCTGGGCAGCGGCCTGTCCAGGTACCGCGAGATCGAGGTGTCGAGACCGATGCGGCCCTCGTCCGCCAACTGCATCACCAGATAGGCGAAGACCGTCTTGGTGAGAGAGGCGCCGTACATCACCGTGTCCGGCAACAGCGGCTCGTCCTTCGCATTGCGCACGCCGTAAGCCCTGGTCGACACCACGCGCCCGCCGTCGATCACCGCGATCGCCAACCCCTTCGCGCCGGTCGCGGCCATCGCGCGCGCTGCTTCGGCATCCAGCGCGGCCATGCTGGGAACAAGCGGCGCCTCGCGGGGCGGCGGCGCCGTGGCACAGCCGCTGGACATCAGCACACACAGGCTCCAGGCGCGCAGCGCGTTCATGAGATCGACTCCCAACCAGTCAGGCTACGACTGCCAAGGTGCGGCGTTCAATCCCTGCCGCCCCATCGAGCGCTTCAACCTTGGGCGGTAGAGCCAGTGTCCCGCCTCGCACCGGAGACGCACCCTCGGCGAAGCCCTGCCGAAACCGGCTCTTACCTTTCTTCTACTTCAACACACCCATCGTGTGCAGCCAGGTTTCTAAGGTTTTGGGCCAGGTGGTGATGGGAAATCGGGTTCGGCGGAGGCCGTAGCCATGGCCTCCCTGGGCGTAGAGGTGCATTTCGGCCGGGACTTTGGCGTTCTTCAGTTCGTGAAAATAGACGGTGGAGTTTTCTACGTGTACCGGGTCGTCTTCGGCTTGCACGATGAAGGTCGGTGGGGTGTTGGCCGTGACGTGGATGTCAGGGTTGGGAGCGAAGTTTTGGTCCGCGAGAGCGAGATAGCCGGGATAGATGATGACGGCGAAGTCGGGGCGGCAACTCTCGCGGTCGGCGGCGTCGATGGGCGGATAGAGGCGCTGCTCGGAGTGCGTGCTGAGGGCCGCAGCGAGGTGTCCTCCGGCGGAGAATCCGAGGACACCGACGCGGCGTGGGTCAATGCGCCACTCGGCGGCGTGTTGGCGGACGATGCCCATGGCGCGCTGCGCATCTGCGAGCGCGGCGGACGACTGAGGATACGGGCCGGAGTCGGGCACGCGGTACTTCAGCAGCGCGCAGGTAATGCCTGCCTTGGTGAGCCAGTCGCAGACCTCGGTGCCTTCGAGATCCATGGCGAGGATCTGATAGCCGCCGCCAGGAAAAACCACGATCGCCGCGCCGGTGTTTTTGCCTTTCGGCGTGTAGATCGTCAGCGTAGGCGTGGAGACGTTGCCTAAACGGATGACCGGTTTGCCTGCAACCAACTCATCTGTGTCCGTGGTGGTGTCGGCTTCAGGGCCTGCGACTGGCTTGGCGTCAGGTATCGCGCCAGGCCAAAGGGGGATGATTGGACGCTTCGGGCTCTGGGCGGCAAGCGCCGTGGAGAGTCCGGCGGTAGCGGAGAGAAGCAGCAGAAAATGGCGCATGGCTTTTCTTTCGAGGGACGTTCGCAAACAACGATGAGCCCAGGGGCTGCGTGCCCGCGCCACGGCGCAAGACTGCGCGGCGCGCGGAGGCTGTCCCTAGAGGATCCGCATGTCAGACGCGGGCGTGCTCTCCGAGAAAGCGGACGTCGCGAGTCAACCTACGGCACTGCGCCCGCGAGACTTTGCTCCCGTGCCGCTTTCCGAAAAAAACGGGCCGATGTGAGCCACAGCGCGACGAAGAACCCCGTCAGTACCAAGGTGTAGCCCCATCCGGCGATCAGGGCGATCACGGCGACCAACGCCTGAGCGAGCGCCGTCCCGACCAATGCGCGTGCCATTCCATGGGGCTGGAAGCGCGCCATGATGGCGCCCGTGATCCCGACGGCAAGTACTCCGCCATACATCAAGTTTGCGGGGTTACCCTCATTCCCGATGATGCCAACGGCAAGGTTCATCCAGACGAGGATGAATGCTGCCGCGAGCGCAACGCCGACGGCGACTCGGTACGCGGGGTTGCCCGTCACCCTCGCTGCCAGCTCGTAGGTGCCGCAGGCGACGAACAGCATGGCGCCGAAGACAGCGAAATCGGCCAGGCCCCACGCCACTTCTTCGGTGAACTGCATCGCCAACAAGGGCACCAGCAAGATGAGCGCTGCGGTGCCCCAGATCACTCTCCGCCAATGGCTCCCGCGCCGTCCGCTACCGGTTTCCGCGTTTCCCGTCATTGCCTTGTCTCCGTGCATGAGTGAGACCGTCCACGACGCAGCGGGAGCTTAGAGTGGAACACCGCTCGGTTGCCATCCTTGCAAGCGGTCGTCACTCTGGGGCTGCGTCAGCCTCGACACCCTGCGGCCTGGGGTGGCGCTACCGGCGACCGACGACGGCCCGCTTACGCCGAGGCTCGGCCTTCCGCGCGAGGTGCTCCACCGTCTGCTCGACCGTCGCGAGGAACGCGCGCACCGACTTGTCGAGCGCTGGCTCTGGCGTGTCCTCGATGCGGGTGTGCGAGATGCCCGGTGAGGATTGTGCGAAGACCATCGCGGTCGGCACGATGTCGGCCATCTCCGCCGCGTCGTGGAGCGGACCCGACGGGATCTCCGGCGCATGCCCGGTGACGCCCTTGACCGCCTTTCGCACGAAGCCGGTGAGCGTCTCGTCGAAGATGCGCGGGGTGATCTGGAGGATCGGGCTCCACTCGACCTTGACCTTGAACTCCTTCGCCGCGGCAAGCGACGCCTTCTTCGTCCCCGCGAGCAGCTTCGCGAGCACGCCCGCGTCGAGCGCGCGCAAGTCGATGGAGATCTCCGTGCGGCCCGGCACCGCGGTGACGAAGTTCGGCTCGACCTTCACCACGCCGCAGGTCGCGACCACGCGCGTGCGCGGTGTCTTGCCGGAGAGCTTCGTCGCGAGTTCCTGCGCGGAGAGTGCGAATCGGGCGCCTGCGAGGAACGCGTCCTGGCGGAGGTGCAGCGGCGCAGCGCCGGAGTGCGCGGCCTGCCCGATGAACTTCAGCTGGTGGCGCTCGACGCCCATCGTCCCGAGGACCACGCCGACCGGGCGCTTCATCTCCTGCAGCACCGGCCCCTGCTCGATGTGCAACTCGAGGTAGGCCTCGGCCCTCAGGTCGTCGAAGTACTTCCGCGCGGTCCTCATGCCGTCGAGGGTGATGCCGTTCTCCCTCAGCGCATCGGGGAGCTTCACGCCGGCGCGGTCCACGAGGTGCGCGAGTTCCTTGTGCGGATCGAGCGAGCCTGCGGACGCGGCGGACCCGGTGAGGCTGCGGCCGAAGCGCGCGCCCTCTTCGTCGGCCCAATCGACGATGTGGAGGGTGACCGGCGGGCGTTGGCCCTTCGCGGCGTAGACGCGGAGGACCTCGAGGCCCGCGAGCACACCGAGGCAGCCGTCGAGCCAGCCACCCCCGGGGACCGAGTCGAGGTGGCTGCCGATGACGATGCTCCGCTCGGAGTCTCCGTGGAGCGTGGCCCACAGGTTGCCGGCGCCGTCCTGGCGCATGGGGAGGGCAAGCTCGTTCTTCAGCTTGCCCTCGAACCACTCGCGCGCCTTGCGCCAGACGGGGCCCCATGCGACGCGCTGAGCGCCGCGCTCGTCGGAGGTGAGCTTCTCGAGTTCCTTGAGCTCGGCGATCACGCGCTTCGAAGAAGGGTTCATGGCCCTTCTCATAGCGCAGGGGGCGGGAGTGGCGTTAGCCGTGTTGGGTCTTGCTACGGTCGCTTGATCCGGAACGAAGAGGTGAGATCGTTGAAGTTATACTGCGTCAGGTTCGGGACATCACACCCACACCCCAAACCACTTCCGGCGAAGTTGATGTCGTTGAACAACGTGTACTCGTAGCCAGGGCTCACCTTGACCGAGGAGATGCGGTCATTCCACTGCGTCCCGACCCAGGCGCTGTCGCTGGTGGCGCAAAAGCTCTCACCCTTGTAGTCGCTGTCCGCGTAGAAGCAGACTCCGGTGGTGGTGCCACCGCCATAGATGGCGCGAATGGCTCCGAGGTCTCCCGGGGTAAAGGTGTTGACGCGGTCGTTGCCGACCTGCTCGGGTGGAAAGCCATTCTTGGGAACGTAATCCCAACGGCCATTCACGAAGTAATTGCGGTAGTGCATCATCGACTCGAAGTCGTACGAGCCAATGGGCGTGCCCGCCGACCCCCAGTCAATGGCGTTCTGGCTGCCACCCGCGTTGACGGTGACCCACGAATCACGGTCTTGACGTACTTGCTCGTGCGCCAGCCCGACCGCGTGGCCGAGCTCGTGCCGAGCGGGGTTCACACCGCAGCCCGCGCCCAGCGACAAATCCTGTCGTCCTCCAATCTTGCCGACGTAACTCCAACATCCGTCGCTGGTGACGATCCGTACGTAATCGGCCTGGTTGGTCCGGGGCACCCAGCGGATGGACGTCTTTGCGTCGTAGTCGGCCTTGGCGCCCGCGAAGGCCGAGCGCGTCTCCGCCGAAGCTGCGGGGTCGATCTCGTACGGAATCACCCCTCCTGGCCACTTCTGACCGGTGGCGTTGACGATGCCCGAGCCCATGGCTCCAACTTGCGTGTCGCCATCCAGCCGCAAGATCACCTGCTTGTCCGCGCTGATCACCTGCGTGCCAGAGACTTCACCGATCACTTGATCGCCGACAAAGGCGTAGTTGCCCTTGAGCACCGCCGTGACGGGGGTGTCCAGTCCGGCCAGCCGCACCTGAAAGGTCTGACCTTTCGGGTACTGTGAGTGATACACGGCGTCGTTTTCCAACCCGCTCGCCTCATCCGGTGCGAGCGCTTGAAGTTGCTGGGTTGCCACCTCTTGCTCTCCACAGGCAGTGCTCAGCAAACCCAAAGCAAGAAAAGCCGCGTGACGCATTCCACGGTTGAACATGTCGTCTCCTTCACGTTGTGCAGCGCGCCGCCTGAAGTGCAGGCCACGCACCTTGTCGGATCCCATTGCCACGATGGGATCGGCAAATTGCCATAAACCAGCAAGAGCAGCAAGAACGGCTTACTCAGCCGGAGCTGATATCATTGTTTTGCCGCTTGTGATGTAAAATTATACTTCGGGCTGAGTGTGCTGGGTGAAGACGTGGGCCTACCGGAGCAGTCTCTGAACAGGCCTCTACCGTCCGCGCTTGCCAGGGGCCAGGATGCCGTATCGGGCGGCCTCGCGCCGAGCGTGCTCGATGAGGTCCAGCATTTGCTGACGAGAGCGCCGATGCTTGGGCAACCGCCGCACCCGGCGCTCCACGTCTGCCAGCAGGGCAAAAGCGTCTTCTGCCTGCTCCGGGAAGTACGGCAACGACTGGACGTAGAGGGTCGAGACGTGAAAGCGATCCCAGAGCCTCGGGAAGCCCAGCCGTCGAATCCTGCGCAGCCACGGGCCAAAGTCCTTCCACGGGCGCGCATGGTCGAACGCCGCTTGCACCGCATTCAACGCCGTCAGACGCCTCAGGTGCAGGCGTTCAGCGGGAGTTCGTGCCTCCCGTACAAACTGCCGCTCGAGATCCTTGAGCGCAGCGACGGCGACTTCAAAAGGCATTTCACCTTCAGCCAACCCTAACGAGAGCCACTGGCGCTGCTCTGCCACCGTGTTCCACCACTCCCAGCGCAAGCGGGCCATGACGAGTCGCCTCCCAGGCACTCAAAGTCGTTGACTTCCGCAGGCCAGGAGCCAATGCCAAGGCAAGTGTCGTAGCAGGGTAAGCCTCCGCTCCGACCCAGGGTGTCGTAGGGCGAAGAGCATGGCAGGAAGAGAGGGTGCGCGACGAAGAATCGACGAGCCTATCGCTGCTGAGCCTGTTGCTGGGCCCACGACTCTGGGAGGAACTCCGCGATGCGAGAGGCCGCTTGGCACAACCCTTCAAGAGCCGCAAGAACGGCTTATTCAGTCGTAAGTGTGCTTGGCGAACCCAGAGCCTCGGGAAGCCCAGCCGCCAAATCCGGGGCCAAAGCCCTTCCACAGGCGCCCCTAGGGGAACGCCGATTGTACAAAATGCAGCGCCGTCAGACGCTTCAGGTGCAGGCACTCGGCTGCTGGTGGACGGGTACGGTACGATCCGGGTTACTGAGCTAGAAGCGGGGGAGCACATGAACCAGGACGGAGACGCGCGAGGCTCTGCTGCCCGCACGCTCTTGCTGTGCACCGGGCTGTGGGGCATGGCGGGTTGTAGCGCCACCCAGGCAGCGCACTCAGGCACAGGCGGATCACACATGGCAGGCGCCATCCCAGAGGACGTGCATGCTCCCGCGAAAAGTGGTGAGGCCATCGCCCAGGCCGTCGAGTGCAACCAAACCGATTCGTCGCTCTCTTGCTGCCTCAAGCGGAACCCGGGGCAGTACGAGCGCTGCGGGGCGGTCGCTCCCAAGCGGGCGCCCAAACGAGCCCCTCAAGACGAAAAAGGGCCGGTGAATCCCCCTCCGCTCCCGCCACCCGATGAGAGACGGGAGCGGGAGCGGAGATGCCGCGACTATTACGATCAGTGCATTGCGCGCGGCGGCGAATACGAGAAGCGCGGGCAGTTTGGCCGGACCATCTGTCAGTCCTGTTACGAGGTTTGTCGAGGAACCGGTTTTTGGCCTGAGAAGGTCAACGAAGCGTTTGAATGTCTCGGAGGCGACTAGCCGTGGCCCGCATCCGTTGGGCGTGGTGGAGCACGGTAGCAGAGGCTCGACAGTGGCTGACCTATGGGATGATTCACGCGGAGGTGCCTTTTGATGCCTATGTGGGCGCGCTCAAGGATCTCGAGCGTGCGTTTGCACGGGAGGCACGAACCCCCGCCGAACGCCTGCACCTGAAGCGCCTTACGGCAGAGGACGCTTTGCAAGCGGCGTTCGATCAAAATCGTCCGTGGAAGGACTTTGGCCCATGGCTGCGCAGGCTCCAGCGGCTGGGCTTTCCGAACCTCTGGAGTCGCTTCATGATCTCCATCATCTACGTCCAGTCCTTGCCCAACTTCCGCGGACACGCGAAAGACGCCTTCGCCCTGTTGGCAGACACGGAGCACCGAGTGCGGCGGTTGCCCAAGCACAGGCACTCCCGTCAGCAAATGCTCGACGGCATCGAGCATGCCCTGCGAGAGGCCGCCCGATACGGCATCGAGCCCCCCAGTCAGCGCGGCCGGTAGACGCCCGCTGACTGCTGGGTACCCACTGCATGAGCCGGACACACGCCGCATGCTGGCAGGGTGAACGAGACGCTTTCAGCGCAACGATTGCCGCTCTTCGAGTGGGGGCGAGAGAAGCTCCGGCGTGCTGTCCAGGGTGAGGGAATGCCTCAGGGAGAAGGCTCGGGTTTCGGCGTCTGAGCCTCGGAGGGGAGGATGGCGCGCAGGGGCTCATCGCTGCCCAGGGCGATGAAGGGGGCCCAGGCATGGGGATGGGGATGAGAGGCGCGCAGCGAGCGCATGGCCTCGCGCAGGGCGGAGGCACGGCCCTGCCCGGCCAAGAGGTTGAGGTAGTAGAGGTCCATGAGCAGGCGCGTGGAATCGTCGCTCACCTTCCAGAGGCTCACGAGCACGGTCTCGGCTCCCGCGGCCACAAAGGCGTGGCGCAGGCCGTAGACGCCCTGGCCCAGGAGGACTTGGCCCCGGCCGGTGTCGCAGGCCGACAGGACGACCAGCTGGGTGCCCCACAGGTTGAGCCCGGCCAGTTCCAGCGCCGTGACCAGGGTGGCCTCGGGACTGGACGCAGCGGATTCGGAGGCAGCGGGGGGAGCACCCGCCAGAACGAGGCCGGAGTTGAGCAGCGGCTCCTGCTGGGGCGGGGGAGCACCGCCCAGCGAGTCAATGGCAGCCAGGCCCCGGGAGCCCGGTGCGGAGGGGGCGTTGTCCAGAAAGAATCCATGGGTGGCCAGGTGGAGAATCCCAGGGGTGGACAAGCTCAACAGCCGCTGCTTGGAGGCCCCGGAGCCCAGGAACACTTGAGCCTGGGGCACCAGGCGCTGAATGCCTTGGGCCTCCAGGCGCGTGCCCGGCAGGGGCACCCAGGCGCTTCTGAGCAACTCCTGGGGCGGCGTGGTGAAGAAACGATCCAGGGCGTTGGAGGGCGGGGCAGCAATGGGAGCAGGCAACGCATCGGAAAAAACGGAGGCAGTCAAAGCGGTGAAGCTTGGGTCAGCGAGGACGACGACGGAGGAGGGAGGGGCGATGTCCTGGGGCTCTCGCAGCAGTTCGCGGCCCGAGGTGCGATAGGTGAAGTCGAAGGAGTCCAGGAGGAAGCCCTGGCCGTCGTGGAGGGCGTCGAAAGGGACGAGGCCCAATTGGCCATCGGGAGACAGGACGAGGCGGCGAGTGGTGCCCAACAGCGGCAACAGGGGCTGGAAGGCTCGCCGATAGAGTGCCTGAGTGGCGGATTGCAACGAGGCTTCGTGCTCGGCCAGGGCGTCATGCAGGCGCGAAGCAGCGCGATCGATGGGAGGAGCGGGGCCCAGGTCCACGGCGCGGGTGGAGGCATCGGGGAAGAGCACCAGCGCCAGGTAGCGCATCTGGCTGGCTTCCTTCGCCCGCAGCGTCTCGGGTTTGTACACGAGAGGGTGGTCTTGGTAGGCGATGAACTCGACCAGCGCGCCGTCCTTGGGAAGAGAGGAGGCAACGCTGTCGACAATGCCTGCCAGCGAAGGCAGAGCGGCCCGTGAGCGCAAGGGCGCGGAGCGCTTGGCCAGATTCGCTTCGAGCGCGTCACCCTCCTCCGCCAGGGAGTGGAGGCGCTGTTGGTAGGATTCCGGGGTGAGCGCGCCAGGGCCCGCGAAGGAAAGGGAGGCGCGTTGAGTGCGCAGGCTCCGAAGCCGCTCGAAGGTGTCGCGGTCCTCGGGGCCCAGGCTGCGGTAGAGAGTACGGGAGATGCTCGCTGTCTCCGCGACGAAGCGGCCCTTGAGCAGAAGCACGGCGCTGAGGGCCAGGTGTCGCACTCGGGCGTTTTCTGGGTGTGCGCGCAGCAGGGCATAAAGCCTCTGTTCATCGGCCCTCAGATGGGAGAGGAAGCTGGCAAGGCGGGTCTCGGAGAAATCGAGCGCTTCGTGACGCAGGCGCTGCTCGGAAATGGCGAAGGCTTGAGTGAAGAGGGGCAGCGCCTCGGAGAGGCGACGCTGGGCCAGCCAGAGTTGGCCGAGGTCATTGAGCGATTCAACGACCTCGGGGTGGTTGTTACCGAGAGCTATCTCCCGAATGACAAGCGCGCGATGATAAAGGGGCTCAGCCCGGCCGTATAAGCCTCGCGCCCGGTAGAGGTTGGCGAGATCATGAAGCGAGTTGGCGACGTCGGGGTGGCTCTTGCCGAGGGCAGTTTCCTGGATGGCGAGGGCGCGCCGGTAGAAGGGTTCGGCACGGCCATACATCCCCTGTTTCCAGTAAACGTTGGCCAGGTTGTTGAGCGACTCGGCGACGCTGGGGTGGCTCTTGCCGAGAGTGGCCTCCCGAACAGCCAGCCCGCGCTGGTGGAGGGATTCGGCACGGCCGTACAACCCCTGGTCTGAATAAAGATTCGCAAGGTGGGTGAGCGCCAAGGCGACGGCGGGGTGACTCTTGCCAAGGGCGGTCTCCCAGATGGCCAGCGCACGCTGGTAGAGGGGCTCGGCACGGCCGTACAATCCTTGGTCTGAATAGAGATTCGCAAGGTTTTGGAGCACGTTGGCGAAGTTGGAATGGCTCTCGCCGAGAGTGGCCTCGCAGATGGCCAGCGCGCGCTGGTAGAGAGGCTCAGCACGTCCGTACAATCCCTGTTCCTGGTAAAGGCTAGCGAGGTTGTTGAGCGAGCCAACAACG encodes the following:
- a CDS encoding CHAT domain-containing tetratricopeptide repeat protein — its product is MRQGFGWMMAVFLWCAVEGRANAGSPDARLMEAQADFDEATKLNDAGKYSEALVRAEHALALREAVRGSTHPDVATCLNLMGELHRRQGDLTQAEPLHQRALAIREAALGKNHPDVAQSLNSLALLYLDQGVYDRAEPLYQRALAIQEAALGKNHPDVVGSLNNLASLYQEQGLYGRAEPLYQRALAICEATLGESHSNFANVLQNLANLYSDQGLYGRAEPLYQRALAIWETALGKSHPAVALALTHLANLYSDQGLYGRAESLHQRGLAVREATLGKSHPSVAESLNNLANVYWKQGMYGRAEPFYRRALAIQETALGKSHPDVANSLHDLANLYRARGLYGRAEPLYHRALVIREIALGNNHPEVVESLNDLGQLWLAQRRLSEALPLFTQAFAISEQRLRHEALDFSETRLASFLSHLRADEQRLYALLRAHPENARVRHLALSAVLLLKGRFVAETASISRTLYRSLGPEDRDTFERLRSLRTQRASLSFAGPGALTPESYQQRLHSLAEEGDALEANLAKRSAPLRSRAALPSLAGIVDSVASSLPKDGALVEFIAYQDHPLVYKPETLRAKEASQMRYLALVLFPDASTRAVDLGPAPPIDRAASRLHDALAEHEASLQSATQALYRRAFQPLLPLLGTTRRLVLSPDGQLGLVPFDALHDGQGFLLDSFDFTYRTSGRELLREPQDIAPPSSVVVLADPSFTALTASVFSDALPAPIAAPPSNALDRFFTTPPQELLRSAWVPLPGTRLEAQGIQRLVPQAQVFLGSGASKQRLLSLSTPGILHLATHGFFLDNAPSAPGSRGLAAIDSLGGAPPPQQEPLLNSGLVLAGAPPAASESAASSPEATLVTALELAGLNLWGTQLVVLSACDTGRGQVLLGQGVYGLRHAFVAAGAETVLVSLWKVSDDSTRLLMDLYYLNLLAGQGRASALREAMRSLRASHPHPHAWAPFIALGSDEPLRAILPSEAQTPKPEPSP